The Bos mutus isolate GX-2022 chromosome 12, NWIPB_WYAK_1.1, whole genome shotgun sequence genome includes a window with the following:
- the SERTM1 gene encoding serine-rich and transmembrane domain-containing protein 1 isoform X2 → MSEPDSSSAFSGSVENGTFLQLFPTSLSTSVDPSSSHLSNVYIYVSIFLSLLAFLLLLLIIALQRLKNIISSSSSYPEYPSDAGSSFTNLEVCSISSQRSTFSNLSS, encoded by the coding sequence ATGTCTGAACCTGACTCTTCCTCTGCATTCTCGGGGAGTGTGGAGAACGGAACTTTCCTCCAGCTGTTTCCCACATCCCTGTCCACATCGGTGGACCCGTCCTCGAGCCACCTGTCAAATGTCTACATCTATGTGTCCATATTCCTCAGCCTGTTAGCCTTTCTGCTCCTGCTTTTAATCATCGCCCTCCAGAGGCTCAAAAATATCATCTCCTCCAGTTCCTCCTACCCGGAGTATCCAAGCGACGCTGGGAGTTCTTTCACCAACTTGGAAGTCTGCAGTATTTCCTCGCAAAGGTCCACTTTTTCAAACCTTTCCTCctga
- the SERTM1 gene encoding serine-rich and transmembrane domain-containing protein 1 isoform X1 yields the protein MRARARAHTHTRTKVEATTSAFPRWGSLRKSLLPLQDFPTLAQAPPLPEPGSSPSTECPPEQGLGGGREWAPLAAIGCVAAGRREASRCARRQPVRPSRAQHRCAPPFPPTASPAQIGETRSACEELDAARPTPSSGAGRGHPRAPIRRQSALKSSPHTPLWFSLKKPHRSVNGHLAPAAFAWKLRSSVVLQCLLRLSQQKEC from the exons atgcgtgcgcgcgcgcgcgcacacacacacacacgtacaaaaGTTGAGGCCACCACATCTGCCTTCCCCAGATGGGGTTCCCTGCGCAAGAGTCTCCTCCCGCTCCAGGATTTTCCGACGCTGGCGCAAGCTCCTCCCTTGCCGGAGCCTGGCTCCAGTCCTAGCACAGAGTGTCCGCCCgagcaggggctggggggcggCAGGGAGTGGGCCCCGCTCGCCGCCATTGGCTGTGTGGCTGCCGGGCGGAGGGAAGCCTCCCGCTGCGCCCGCCGCCAGCCCGTGCGCCCCAGCCGCGCGCAGCACCGGTGCGCTCCACCATTCCCGCCGACCGCTTCTCCTGCGCAGATCGGCGAGACCCGGAGCGCCTGCGAGGAGCTCGACGCAGCCCGTCCCACCCCGAGCTCGGGAGCCGGCAGGGGACATCCGCGCGCCCCGATCCGCAG GCAAAGCGCTTTGAAGAGCTCACCACACACACCTTTATGGTTCTCTTTAAAGAAGCCTCACCGAAG TGTCAATGGACACCTGGCACCTGCCGCCTTTGCTTGGAAACTGAGAAGTTCTGTTGTGCTGCAGTGTTTGCTGAGGCTATCACAGCAGAAGGAATGCTGA